TGAGGTTTTACTATATCCCTCTTGTATTCAATAACATCATCTACAAGGGCATTAACAGGAATTTTTGCAGCTACTTTATCTTTATCCCTAACAGTTACATTTCTGTCCTCAGTAACCTCACCTATCTTTGTAGCTGTTAACTCCCATTTTTCTACAACATCTTTAATGTCATCTTCTTTACCTTTTTGTACGATTACAAGCATTCTCTCCTGGGATTCACTAAGCATAACCTCATAAGGAGTCATCTTCTCTTCCCGGCGGGGAATCTTGTCCGAGTCAATTACAACACCTGTTCCCGCGCGGCTTGCCATCTCTGGTGCAGAAGATGTAAGTCCTGCTGCTCCAAGATCCTGGATACCAACCACAGCAGGAATCTTGGCTAATTCTTGACAAGCTTCCAAAAGAAGTTTCCCCATAAAAGGATCTCCCACTTGAACAGCAGGGCGATCTTCTTCAGATTCTTCAGTCAGTTCTTCCGAGGCAAAACTTGCCCCTCCAATACCATCTCTGCCTGTTTTTGAACCTACTAATATGAGAGAGTTTCCAACGCCTTTGGCAAAACCTTTTCTGATCTTATCTTTTTCTACAAGGCCTACACACATTGCATTAACGAGAGGGTTGTCTTCATAAGAAGAGTCAAAATACACTTCTCCTCCAACAGTAGGAATTCCAACACAGTTGCCATATCCACCTATCCCGGATACAACCCCATCAAATAAAAATTTAACTCTGTTATTATCCAAATGACCAAATCTTAACGAATTAAGGAGAGCTATTGGCCTTGCTCCCATGGCAAATATGTCCCGGAGTATCCCCCCAACACCTGTAGCCGCTCCTTGATAAGGCTCAATTGCAGACGGGTGATTATGACTTTCTATCTTAAAGGCAAGTCCAAGACCATCACCAATATCAAGCACACCTGCATTCTCTCCCGGGCCTTGAATCACCTGTTTCCCTTCAGTAGGGAATTCTTTTAACAGAGCTTTAGAATTTTTGTAACTGCAGTGTTCACTCCACATAACCCCAAACATTGCCAGTTCAAGGTCATTTGGTTCTCTATTCATAAGTTCTGTTATTTTATCGTACTCTTCTTTGGTTAGACCCACCTCTTTATACTTTGTTTGCTCCATCCTCTTCCCTCCAGTAGCCAAGGATTGAATTAAATATTTTAAGTCCATCGTCCGAGCCCAAAATCTCTTCTCCCACCCTTTCCGGATGAGGCATCATACCAAGGACATTTTTCTCTTTATTACAAATCCCTGCAATATTATACCTTGAGCCATTTGGGTTATTATCTTCTGTGATATTGCCATCTATATCCGAATATTTAAATATAATTTGATTATTATCTTCCAAATCTTTGATAACATCATCAGATGCATAATAATTACCTTCATTATGGGCAATTGGTATTTTAAGAATTTCACCTTCACTGCACTTTGCTGTAAAAGGGGTATTATTATTTTCTACTTTTATATAGACATCATCACAAATAAATTTCAGATTCTTATTTCTCATCAGAGCACCCGGCAAAAGGCCAGCCTCTACAAGTATCTGAAACCCATTACATATCCCTATAACAAGTCCACCTTTCGAGGCAAAGTCGACAATGTCTTTCATTATGGTTGAAAACCTGGCCATAGCACCGGGTCTAAGATAATCACCATAGGTAAAGCCCCCTGGCAAAATCACACAATCTATATCACCCGGCAGAGAGTCTTCATGCCAGAGATACAAAGCCTCTTCTTCTAGGACATCCTTGACAAGATGGTATGAATCTAAATCGCAGTTAGAACCGGGAAACATCACCACACCAAATTTCATGTTGATACCTCCACAATTTCGTATTCATAGTCTTCTATTACCGGATTTGCAAGTAATCTCTTGCACATCTCTTCTACGTTTTTTTCTGCTTCATTTTTTGATTCATTATCAAGCTCTAAGGTCATATATTTCCCTATGCGAACATCTTTAACTTCATCATAGCCCATGGCCGATAACGAGCTCTGTACTGCTTCACCCTGGGGGTCAAGAACTCCTTTTTTCAACATTACCTTTATTACTGCTTTGAACATCTACTGTTCACCTCCGGATATTCTCTGCAAGATTTCACTGTAGCCTTCTAGTACTTCCCCCATATCCTTCCTAAATCTATCCTTATCTAATATTTTATAAGTTTCTCTATCCCACAACCTGCATGAATCAGGTGAAATTTCGTCAGCAAGAATAATATTTTCATCAGAATCCCTGCCAAATTCTAGCTTATAATCAACAAGGAGTAAATCCCTTTCATTAAAATACGGCACAAGAAGTTCATTTATCTCAAGTGCTTTTTTGGTGACTGCTTCCACCTCTTCTTCAGTTGCTATCTCTAAATTCTTTATATGATATTCATTAATCATAGGATCACTTAATGAATCATTTTTATAATAAAGTTCAACTACCGGATATTTTAAAATCGTCCCTTCTTTAAACCCAAGCCTTTTGATCAGAGAACCGCTAACTATATTCCTGATAACTACTTCTAAAGGTATAATGTCAACTCTTTTTACCAGCATCTCTTTAGAATTAAGCTTCTTAACAAAATGTGTAGATACATCTTGTTCTTCCAGAAAGGTATAAATTATTGAGGAAATCTTATTATTCAACACACCTTTTTCAGGCATTTCATCTACTTTAACACCATCAAAGGCAGATATACTATCTTTGAATTCAACAAGAAGGTGTTCCTTAGGGTCAAAACCATCCTCACCTTCGGTATCCTCTAAGGTATACACTCTTTTTGCCTTACCTTCGTGGAGTAAATAGCCTTTATCCAAGTCCAACCACTCCTTCTAAATATTTTTAGATACCAAGTCGCTCGAAGATTGCATTAATATTCTTCAAATGATACTTGGGATCAAAACAGTCATTTAACTCCTCTTCAGAAAGATAATCCAATATCTCTTTGTCTTCTTTTAGGATAGATAAGAAACTTCTTTCCTCTTCCCAGGATTTCATAGCATTTCTTTGTACCATGACGTAAGCATCATCCCGAACTACGCCTTTATCAATAAGCTTTAATAAGACCTGCTGGCTAAAAACAAGACCATAGGTCCCCTGTAGGTTCTTCTCCATTCTACTTTCATTAACCTTTAAATCTTTTATGATTCTGGTAGCCTGTTTTAGGATATAATTAAGGATTATGGTGCTATCAGGAATTATTACCCTTTCTGTCGAAGAATGGGAAATATCTCTTTCATGCCAGAGGGGCTGGTTTTCTAGAGCAGCTTGAGCATTTCCTCGAAGGATTCGTACAAGGCCGGATATCCTTTCACTTACAACCGGATTTTTTTTGTGAGGCATGGCAGATGAACCTTTTTGACCTTTGTAAAATGGCTCTTCTACTTCTCTGGTTTCTGATTTTTGTAGGCCTCTAATTTCTGTTGCCAACTTATCTAACGTGCCACCGATTATCGCAAGGGTGGTCATAAGCTCAGCGTGTCTATCTCTTTGAATAATCTGGGTAGAAACAGGTGCCGGACTAAGGCCCATCTTTTCACATACATATTCTTCAACATAAGGTGGTACATTTGCATAGGTGCCAACCGCACCTGAGATTTTACCTGCGGCAATAGAATCCTTAGCTCTTTCTAATCTTTCTTTATTTCTTAGCATTTCTGAATAAAATAAAGCAATTTTAACTCCAAGGGTTGTAGGCTCTGCATGGACCCCATGGGTTCTACCTATCATGACTGTATCTTTATGTTCTCTTGCTTTTTCTTTAAGTGCTTCTGTAAGTTCATCAAGATCATTTAACAAAACTTCACAAGCTTCTTTGATAAGAGCAGACATTGCAGTATCTACCACATCAGAAGATGTAAGCCCATAATGAAGATATCTTTTCTCAGGACCAAGACTCTCTGCAACACAGCTTACAAAAGCTATCACATCATGCCTTGTCTCTTCTTCAATCTCTAATATTCTAGAAACTTCAAAGCTTGCATTTTCCCTAATTTTTTTGACATCATCTTCTGGCACAACATCCAAATTAGACAGAGCCTCTAAGGCGTAGATCTCAACCTCTAACCATTTTTTAAACTTGTTTTCAAGACTCCAGATCTTTTTCATCTCAGGACGTGTATAACGTTCAATCATTTTATATCAAATCCTTTTTCTAAATATTTTTCATACCCAAATTCTTTAAGTCTTTCTGATTTTTCTTTAATATTATCTGACATATCTTTTTTGAACTTAATCAAATTATCTCTAACTTCATCAGAGTGAATTCCTATCATTGATACTGCTAATATCCCTGCGTTTCTGGCTCCGTTAATAGCTACAGTAGCAACCGGCACCCCAGGTGGCATCTGCACTATTGAATGAAGCGAATCCACACCGCTTAAACTCCTAGACTTAACAGGTACACCTATTACAGGAAGATGAGTAAGTGAAGCAACCATCCCAGGAAGATGAGCGGCCCCCCCTGCTCCTGCTATTATAACACTTATTCCATTTTTGTGCGCATTTTTGGCATACTCATACATCCTATCAGGTGTCCTATGAGCTGAGACAATCTCTTCCTCATAGTCCACTCCTAGCTCGTCTAATACCTTACAAGCTTCCTGCATAACAGGAAGATCAGAATCACTACCCATAATAATCCCAACTTTAAAATCCATCTATCCAAACCTCCTTTAATCTCTACTATACCAAGGTCTTCATCACCACCATGAGCCAAACCTTAAGCTAAACTTGACGATTCTACTGCAAAAAGTCTTATGAACAAAGTTTTGTTTTTTATTGTCTACCACTGCCGTTACCTGCTTGTTTGGTACATACCCATTAGTGAATATTTATTTGTACTAAATCTAAGGTGCGCAAGAGGTTTTAGAAATGTCATGTCAATGTCTGAGCGAAAGCGAGTTTTGATACATCTCTTGGCCAAGGTTTGCATCATTACCATAAGCTAAACTTTTAATTTGGACGGTTTTCCCAAATTCTTGTTTGGCGTTGGTATGATGCAAACCCCTCACTCTCCTATTATCCTCAATACCTCAAACGCCTTATCCGCCTTTTCTTTCGCGTCTGCCACCGTATTAGCAGTTACTGTAAAGTGTCCCATTTTCCTTCCTGGCCTAGTTTCATTCTTTCTGTACAAATGCAAACTTAAACCCTCTATCTCAAGTGCCCTGCCAAGGCCTTTAGCCACTGGCTTACCTTTTTTCTCTCCAAGAAGATTCACCATTACAGCAGGTCTTAACAACGTAGGATTAACAAGAGGAAGATCTAATATAGCCCTAAGATGAGTTTCAAACTGAGATACATCACAGGCTTCTATGGTATAATGACCTGAATTATGGGGTCTAGGCGCTATTTCATTAACAAAAACCTCATCCTTCTGGTCAACGAAATATTCTATCCCAAAGATACCCACATCCCCATAGAGGGCCATTATTTCCGCTGATAATTCTTTTACTTTTTCTACAACACTCCTTGGAAGGCTTGAAGGAACTGTTGTGGTGTGAAGAATACTTTCATGATGGATGTTATGGGCGACAGGATAGATAACAATCTCTCCTTTGTTATTTCTTGCAGCCATAACCGATACTTCCATTTGAAAATCTATATGATTTTCTAAATACAGGGAGTTTTTGTCCCCGCCAAGCTCTTCATAAGCTCTCTTTAAACTTTCTTCGATATCTTCTTCTATTAGATAATTACCTTTTCCATCATACCCGCCTTTACTGGTTTTTAACATAGCGGGGATACCAAGGCTTTTGACTGCTTCTTTTAAACCATCTAAATCATCAACACCCATAAAAGGAGTCACCGGTATATCATGGCTTTCCAAAAATTCCTTTTGTCTTCTTTTATCCTGGATAATTTCAAGAGTATTAGAAGAAGGTCTAACAATATGCCCTCTGTCTTCAAGCTCTTTTAGGTAACTTGCACTTATATGCTCAAATTCATAGGTCAAGACATCTGATTCACCTGCTATCTCCAAAAAACCATCCAGGTCAAAAAAATCACTGACAATCTGCTTGTCACAAACTTCCCCTGCAGGAGATAAAGGGGTAGGGTCAAGAACAACGACCCTCAGCCCCATGGTTTTTGCTTTCTGTGCAAGCATTTTGCCAAGCTGTCCTCCGCCAATTATCCCAAGAGTAACACTATATATCTTTTCTGGATCAAAAACCATCTCTTTCTCCTCCCTAAACTGGAAAAACAAAATTAATTATTCCGGTGTAAAAAATCATATAAAAAAACTGTTGATTCTGGTACAAAAGTCATATGAACAAAGTTTTGTTTTTGATTGCAATACATCTTGATAAGAAAGCAGGAAAAATAAGGTCTCATGACGCCGAAGTCATTAGCTAATCGAGCTCGTAGATGACTTCTTAGATTAGGTAGCCTTATTTCGACTATCGGCGAATCTTAGATGTATCAATAAAAAACACTTAATCAACTATAAAATGGATCACAGAAACCACTGCAAGTATATATATAAACCAGTGAACTTCTTTACCTTTACCTGCAAATAGCTTTACCAGGGGATAAGCGATAAATCCACCTGCTATACCGTGAGCTATACTAAAAGTAAAAGGCATTAACGCTATAGTAACAAAAGCAGGAAACGCTTCTGTAAAATCCTCAAAATCTATATCCTTTACCGCACCCATCATTAAAACGCCTACAATTATTAGAGCTGGTGCAGTAGCATACCCTGTAACAAGACCAGCAAAAGGAGCCAAAAATAGTGTTAGCAAAAACAATACCCCGACAACAATTGAAGTAAAACCTGTTCTTCCACCTTCAGATACACCTGCTGTACTTTCAACATAAGTGGTAACAGTACTAGTACCCATCAAAGCACCACCCATGGTCCCAACTGCATCAGCTAACATGGCATTTTTTACTTTTGGAAGCTCGCCTTTTTCGTTCAAAAATCCTGCTCTCGCACCTGTTCCAAGAAGTGTTCCCATGGTATCAAAAAGGTCAACAAAAACCAAAGCAAATAAAACTATTATTCCAACTTCTAAAACTGCAGCAAAATCTAGCTGAAAAGCAATTGGCTCCAGACTATTAGGAGCGCCTACAATATGGCCGACACTAGTTGGCACATCTGCCACTCCAACGAAAAAGCTAAATATGGTAGCACCGATAATTCCAAGTAGTATAGCTCCTCTTACCTTGAGTGCCATCAAAATAGCAGTCAACAAAAGCCCAAATATGGCTACCAGAGGTCCAGGAGCTGTTACATCGCCCATAGTAACAAGAGTACCTTCATATGCAACAATGAGCTCTGCATTTTGAAGCCCTATAAAAGCAATAAACAAACCTATCCCTGCGGCAACTGCCCTTTTCAAAGTTGTTGGCACAGCAGCATCTATTTT
The Natranaerofaba carboxydovora genome window above contains:
- the purL gene encoding phosphoribosylformylglycinamidine synthase subunit PurL; translated protein: MEQTKYKEVGLTKEEYDKITELMNREPNDLELAMFGVMWSEHCSYKNSKALLKEFPTEGKQVIQGPGENAGVLDIGDGLGLAFKIESHNHPSAIEPYQGAATGVGGILRDIFAMGARPIALLNSLRFGHLDNNRVKFLFDGVVSGIGGYGNCVGIPTVGGEVYFDSSYEDNPLVNAMCVGLVEKDKIRKGFAKGVGNSLILVGSKTGRDGIGGASFASEELTEESEEDRPAVQVGDPFMGKLLLEACQELAKIPAVVGIQDLGAAGLTSSAPEMASRAGTGVVIDSDKIPRREEKMTPYEVMLSESQERMLVIVQKGKEDDIKDVVEKWELTATKIGEVTEDRNVTVRDKDKVAAKIPVNALVDDVIEYKRDIVKPQYIKELNQEKDKDEYTDQIKKEILDNHEMDEVFTNLLASPNIASKKWVYSQYDYMVRTSTVINPGGDGSMIRIRENGKGVALSTDGNPRYVYLDPYIGGQIAVAEAARNVACAGATPLGITNCLNFGSPEKAEGYYQLAMAIKGMSEACKVFDTPVTGGNVSLYNESQNGQIKPNPVVGMVGLIQDVNNRLTTDFKEKGDLIVLLGDTKEEFGGSEIVYHLLGKTSGRPPEIDLQKENRLQELIINANDEKLLSSAHDLSEGGLAAALSESMIKGDRGVVVDLTKVSEDLFTALFSESQSRVVVSLPQKNKEKLLSKARESGISAEVIGEVKEKEQGLVVNDKELVIPFETLNKKWRDSIPCAMS
- the purQ gene encoding phosphoribosylformylglycinamidine synthase subunit PurQ, with product MKFGVVMFPGSNCDLDSYHLVKDVLEEEALYLWHEDSLPGDIDCVILPGGFTYGDYLRPGAMARFSTIMKDIVDFASKGGLVIGICNGFQILVEAGLLPGALMRNKNLKFICDDVYIKVENNNTPFTAKCSEGEILKIPIAHNEGNYYASDDVIKDLEDNNQIIFKYSDIDGNITEDNNPNGSRYNIAGICNKEKNVLGMMPHPERVGEEILGSDDGLKIFNSILGYWREEDGANKV
- the purS gene encoding phosphoribosylformylglycinamidine synthase subunit PurS — protein: MFKAVIKVMLKKGVLDPQGEAVQSSLSAMGYDEVKDVRIGKYMTLELDNESKNEAEKNVEEMCKRLLANPVIEDYEYEIVEVST
- the purC gene encoding phosphoribosylaminoimidazolesuccinocarboxamide synthase, whose translation is MDKGYLLHEGKAKRVYTLEDTEGEDGFDPKEHLLVEFKDSISAFDGVKVDEMPEKGVLNNKISSIIYTFLEEQDVSTHFVKKLNSKEMLVKRVDIIPLEVVIRNIVSGSLIKRLGFKEGTILKYPVVELYYKNDSLSDPMINEYHIKNLEIATEEEVEAVTKKALEINELLVPYFNERDLLLVDYKLEFGRDSDENIILADEISPDSCRLWDRETYKILDKDRFRKDMGEVLEGYSEILQRISGGEQ
- the purB gene encoding adenylosuccinate lyase, which encodes MIERYTRPEMKKIWSLENKFKKWLEVEIYALEALSNLDVVPEDDVKKIRENASFEVSRILEIEEETRHDVIAFVSCVAESLGPEKRYLHYGLTSSDVVDTAMSALIKEACEVLLNDLDELTEALKEKAREHKDTVMIGRTHGVHAEPTTLGVKIALFYSEMLRNKERLERAKDSIAAGKISGAVGTYANVPPYVEEYVCEKMGLSPAPVSTQIIQRDRHAELMTTLAIIGGTLDKLATEIRGLQKSETREVEEPFYKGQKGSSAMPHKKNPVVSERISGLVRILRGNAQAALENQPLWHERDISHSSTERVIIPDSTIILNYILKQATRIIKDLKVNESRMEKNLQGTYGLVFSQQVLLKLIDKGVVRDDAYVMVQRNAMKSWEEERSFLSILKEDKEILDYLSEEELNDCFDPKYHLKNINAIFERLGI
- the purE gene encoding 5-(carboxyamino)imidazole ribonucleotide mutase; translation: MDFKVGIIMGSDSDLPVMQEACKVLDELGVDYEEEIVSAHRTPDRMYEYAKNAHKNGISVIIAGAGGAAHLPGMVASLTHLPVIGVPVKSRSLSGVDSLHSIVQMPPGVPVATVAINGARNAGILAVSMIGIHSDEVRDNLIKFKKDMSDNIKEKSERLKEFGYEKYLEKGFDIK
- a CDS encoding 5-(carboxyamino)imidazole ribonucleotide synthase — protein: MVFDPEKIYSVTLGIIGGGQLGKMLAQKAKTMGLRVVVLDPTPLSPAGEVCDKQIVSDFFDLDGFLEIAGESDVLTYEFEHISASYLKELEDRGHIVRPSSNTLEIIQDKRRQKEFLESHDIPVTPFMGVDDLDGLKEAVKSLGIPAMLKTSKGGYDGKGNYLIEEDIEESLKRAYEELGGDKNSLYLENHIDFQMEVSVMAARNNKGEIVIYPVAHNIHHESILHTTTVPSSLPRSVVEKVKELSAEIMALYGDVGIFGIEYFVDQKDEVFVNEIAPRPHNSGHYTIEACDVSQFETHLRAILDLPLVNPTLLRPAVMVNLLGEKKGKPVAKGLGRALEIEGLSLHLYRKNETRPGRKMGHFTVTANTVADAKEKADKAFEVLRIIGE
- a CDS encoding NCS2 family permease, coding for MEKFFQFSKHDTNYKKEVIAGITTFMTMAYIIFVNPDILAGAGMDEGAVMTATIIAASLSTILMGLLTNYPFALASGMGLNAFFAFNVAPRVGWEGALAAVFISGVAFGLLAILGLIEKIDAAVPTTLKRAVAAGIGLFIAFIGLQNAELIVAYEGTLVTMGDVTAPGPLVAIFGLLLTAILMALKVRGAILLGIIGATIFSFFVGVADVPTSVGHIVGAPNSLEPIAFQLDFAAVLEVGIIVLFALVFVDLFDTMGTLLGTGARAGFLNEKGELPKVKNAMLADAVGTMGGALMGTSTVTTYVESTAGVSEGGRTGFTSIVVGVLFLLTLFLAPFAGLVTGYATAPALIIVGVLMMGAVKDIDFEDFTEAFPAFVTIALMPFTFSIAHGIAGGFIAYPLVKLFAGKGKEVHWFIYILAVVSVIHFIVD